In the Phaseolus vulgaris cultivar G19833 chromosome 7, P. vulgaris v2.0, whole genome shotgun sequence genome, one interval contains:
- the LOC137830323 gene encoding carotene epsilon-monooxygenase, chloroplastic, which yields MPYSLSLTPISLFSLRGKPVVPSSPSPKRYRFAVKSSVNKPPDASTKSGSWVSPDWLTSLSRSLTAGNDDSGIPIATAKLDDVSDLLGGALFLPLFKWMQDYGPIYRLAAGPRNFVVVSDPAIAKHVLRNYGKYSKGLVAEVSEFLFGSGFAIAEGPLWTARRRAVVPSLHKRYLSIIVDRVFCRCAERLVEKLQPDALDGTAVNMEAKFSQLTLDVIGLSVFNYNFDALNADSPVIEAVYTALKEAEARSTDLLPYWKFKFLCKLIPRQIKAEEAVSIIRKTVEDLIERCRAIVESEGERIDVEEYVNDTDPSILRFLLASREEVSSVQLRDDLLSLLVAGHETTGSVLTWTLYLLSKDSSSLAKAQEEVDRVLQGRRPAYEDIKNLKFLTRCIIESLRLYPHPPVLIRRAQVPDELPGSYKVNAGQDIMISVYNIHRSSEVWDRAEEFMPERFDLDGPVPNETNTDFRFIPFSGGPRKCVGDQFALMEAIVALAIFIQHMNFELVPDQNISMTTGATIHTTNGLYMKLSQRLK from the exons ATGCCTTACTCACTGTCTCTCACACCcatctctctcttctctctgcGTGGGAAACCGGTGGTTCCATCCTCTCCGTCTCCCAAACGCTATCGCTTCGCCGTCAAATCCTCCGTTAACAAACCCCCAGACGCCAGCACCAAGTCCGGTTCCTGGGTCAGCCCCGACTGGCTTACCTCCCTCTCTCGTTCCCTCACCGCCGGGAACGACGACTCCGGCATCCCTATCGCCACCGCCAAGCTCGATGACGTCTCCGACCTCCTCGGCGGCGCGCTCTTCCTCCCTCTCTTCAAGTGGATGCAGGACTATGGTCCCATTTACCGCCTCGCCGCTGGCCCCAGAAACTTCGTCGTCGTTAGCGACCCCGCCATTGCCAAACACGTGCTCAGGAACTATGGGAAATATTCTAAGGGCCTCGTTGCTGAGGTCTCCGAATTCCTCTTCGGGTCTGGTTTCGCCATTGCCGAAGGCCCGCTCTGGACG GCAAGGCGCAGGGCTGTGGTTCCATCACTTCATAAACGGTACTTGTCTATTATAGTGGATAGGGTGTTTTGTAGATGTGCTGAGAGATTAGTGGAGAAGCTACAACCTGATGCACTCGATGGAACTGCTGTTAACATGGAGGCGAAGTTTTCACAGTTGACTCTTGATGTTATTGGTTTATCTGTATTTAACTATAACTTTGACGCACTCAATGCGGACAGTCCTGTTATTGAGGCTGTTTACACAGCATTGAAAGAGGCAGAGGCTCGATCGACTGATCTTTTACCATATTGGAAG TTTAAATTTCTTTGTAAGTTAATTCCAAGACAAATAAAGGCTGAAGAGGCTGTTAGCATTATCAGGAAAACTGTTGAGGATCTCATTGAAAGATGTAGGGCGATTGTAGAATCTGAGGGGGAAAGAATTGATGTTGAGGAATATGTGAATGATACTGACCCTAGTATTCTCCGGTTCTTGCTTGCCAGCAGAGAAGAG GTTTCCAGTGTACAATTAAGGGATGATCTTTTGTCACTATTAGTTGCTGGTCACGAGACCACTGGTTCAGTGCTGACCTGGACACTTTATCTTCTAAGCAAG GATTCTTCCTCATTGGCAAAAGCACAAGAAGAGGTAGACAGAGTTTTACAGGGAAGGCGCCCTGCCTACGAAGATATTAAAAATCTTAAGTTCTTGACACGCTGTATCATTGAATCACTCCGGCTATATCCACATCCTCCG GTGTTGATAAGAAGAGCTCAAGTTCCTGATGAGCTTCCAGGTTCTTACAAAGTCAATGCTGGTCAAGATATTATGATTTCTGTATACAACATACATCGTTCTTCTGAG GTTTGGGATAGGGCTGAAGAGTTTATGCCAGAAAGATTTGATTTGGATGGTCCGGTGCCAAATGAAACAAATACAGATTTCAG ATTCATTCCATTCAGTGGAGGGCCCCGCAAGTGTGTTGGTGATCAGTTTGCTTTAATGGAAGCTATAGTTGCTCTTGCAATATTTATACAGCACATGAACTTCGAACTGGTTCCTGATCAGAATATCAGTATGACTACCGGAGCAACAATACACACAACAAAT ggcCTTTACATGAAACTGAGCCAACGGTTGAAATAG